A genomic region of Streptococcus suis contains the following coding sequences:
- the mnmE gene encoding tRNA uridine-5-carboxymethylaminomethyl(34) synthesis GTPase MnmE, with protein sequence MITKEFDTITAISTPLGEGAIGIVRLSGTDAFAIASKVFKGKDLATVPSHSLNYGHIIDPATGQVLDEVMLGVMRSPRTFTREDVVEINTHGGIAVTNEILQLLIRQGARMAEPGEFTKRAFLNGRVDLTQAEAVMDVIRAKTDKAMHNAVRQLDGSLSQLINDTRQEILNTLAQVEVNIDYPEYDDVEEATTELVREKTLQFQALLENLLRTARRGKILREGIATAIIGRPNVGKSSLLNNLLREEKAIVTDIAGTTRDVIEEYVNIKGVPLKLIDTAGIRETDDIVEKIGVERSKKALEEADLILLVLNASEPLTEQDRNLLAISDLANRIVLLNKTDLEEKIEADQLPEDVIRISVLKNQNIDQIEEKINQLFFENAGLVEQDATYLSNSRHISLIEQAVQSLQAVNDGLEMGMPVDLLQVDLTRCWQILGEITGDAAPDELITQLFSQFCLGK encoded by the coding sequence ATGATCACCAAAGAATTCGATACAATAACTGCCATTTCAACTCCTCTCGGTGAGGGTGCCATTGGGATTGTCCGCCTGTCTGGGACGGATGCATTTGCCATTGCCAGCAAGGTTTTCAAGGGCAAGGATTTGGCGACTGTTCCTAGCCACAGCCTCAACTACGGCCACATTATTGACCCTGCGACAGGGCAAGTGCTTGACGAGGTCATGCTGGGTGTCATGCGTTCTCCACGTACCTTCACGCGCGAAGATGTCGTTGAGATTAACACCCACGGAGGCATCGCCGTTACCAACGAAATCCTTCAACTCCTGATTCGCCAAGGTGCTCGAATGGCTGAGCCGGGCGAGTTTACCAAGCGTGCCTTTCTCAACGGCCGTGTAGATTTGACCCAGGCCGAGGCCGTCATGGATGTTATCCGTGCCAAGACCGACAAGGCCATGCACAATGCCGTCCGCCAGCTTGACGGCTCCCTCTCACAGCTCATAAACGACACCCGTCAGGAGATTCTCAACACACTGGCACAGGTCGAGGTCAACATCGACTACCCTGAGTATGACGACGTCGAGGAGGCGACGACAGAGCTGGTCCGCGAAAAAACCCTCCAGTTCCAAGCCCTTTTGGAAAATCTCCTTCGTACTGCCCGCCGTGGAAAAATCCTGCGTGAAGGCATCGCTACTGCTATTATCGGTCGTCCCAATGTGGGAAAATCCAGCCTGCTCAATAACCTCCTCCGCGAAGAAAAAGCCATCGTTACAGACATCGCAGGAACAACCCGCGACGTTATCGAAGAATACGTCAACATCAAAGGTGTCCCCCTCAAGCTGATTGATACCGCAGGTATCCGTGAAACAGATGACATCGTTGAAAAAATCGGTGTGGAACGGTCTAAAAAAGCCCTTGAGGAGGCCGACCTCATCCTGCTAGTCCTCAACGCATCCGAGCCACTGACCGAACAAGACCGCAATCTCCTAGCCATTTCCGATTTGGCCAACCGCATCGTCCTGCTCAACAAGACCGACCTGGAAGAGAAGATTGAAGCAGACCAACTGCCCGAGGATGTCATTCGCATTTCCGTCTTGAAAAACCAGAATATCGACCAAATCGAAGAAAAAATCAACCAGCTCTTCTTTGAAAATGCTGGTCTGGTAGAGCAAGATGCCACCTACCTCTCCAATTCTCGTCATATTTCCCTGATTGAGCAAGCCGTCCAAAGCCTGCAAGCTGTCAACGACGGTCTGGAAATGGGCATGCCCGTAGACTTGTTACAGGTGGACCTGACACGCTGTTGGCAGATTTTAGGAGAAATCACAGGCGATGCTGCTCCAGATGAACTCATTACCCAACTCTTTAGCCAATTCTGTCTTGGAAAATAG